The following coding sequences are from one Pseudodesulfovibrio sp. S3 window:
- a CDS encoding Y-family DNA polymerase: protein MPNSYALMDCNNFYASCERAFRPELVGRPVVVLSNNDGCVIARSDEAKGVGVPMGAPYFKCRSMLERHGVAVFSSNYALYGDMSARVMRVLSRFCPGVEVYSIDEAFCDLTGVPGGAEAFGRRLRATVQAWTGIPVSVGIGPTKTLAKLANRFAKKQARCRGVFDFGTSPAPDRVLEWTGIGDIWGIGPRHAKRLRKMGVDNALKFRGLKRDWVQKKMTVAGLHTLLELRGLPCLGLTDGPASKKTIVSSRSFGHPVTRLEDILEATAKYTTRAAEKLRRQRSVTSNLLISLETNTFKLGQPQYSNALSVPLAVATAHTPTLIRAATSGMERIFRDGYQYKKCGIMLSGLEPERGRWLNLLALPPAHRPDDRPLMQAVDSLNSRWGRDTVSFAASGVKQGWKMKREMRSPRYTTVWKEILTVTAG, encoded by the coding sequence ATGCCGAACAGTTATGCATTGATGGACTGCAACAATTTTTATGCTTCGTGTGAACGGGCGTTTCGACCGGAGTTGGTGGGGCGGCCCGTGGTGGTGTTATCCAACAACGACGGGTGCGTGATCGCACGTTCGGACGAGGCCAAAGGGGTGGGCGTGCCCATGGGAGCGCCGTATTTCAAATGCCGGTCCATGCTGGAACGGCATGGGGTGGCCGTATTTTCGTCCAACTACGCCTTGTACGGGGACATGTCCGCTCGGGTCATGCGGGTGCTGTCGCGATTCTGTCCGGGCGTGGAGGTCTATTCCATTGACGAGGCTTTCTGTGACCTGACCGGCGTACCGGGCGGGGCCGAGGCTTTCGGGCGCCGGTTGCGGGCCACGGTCCAGGCCTGGACCGGCATCCCGGTGTCAGTGGGCATCGGCCCGACCAAGACCCTGGCCAAACTGGCCAACCGGTTCGCCAAAAAGCAGGCCCGATGCCGGGGCGTCTTCGACTTCGGGACCAGCCCTGCCCCAGACCGGGTACTTGAATGGACCGGAATCGGCGACATCTGGGGCATCGGACCGCGCCACGCCAAACGGCTCCGCAAGATGGGCGTGGACAACGCGCTCAAGTTTCGCGGGCTGAAACGGGACTGGGTGCAAAAGAAGATGACGGTTGCCGGACTGCACACCTTGCTTGAATTGCGCGGCTTGCCATGCCTTGGTTTGACGGACGGCCCGGCAAGCAAGAAGACCATTGTTTCCTCGCGTTCCTTCGGCCATCCGGTGACACGGCTTGAAGACATACTGGAAGCCACGGCAAAGTACACAACCAGGGCCGCCGAAAAATTGCGCAGACAGCGGTCGGTGACCTCAAACCTGCTGATTTCCCTGGAGACCAACACCTTCAAACTCGGCCAGCCCCAGTATTCCAACGCCCTGTCCGTCCCCCTGGCCGTGGCCACGGCCCACACCCCCACCCTGATCCGGGCAGCCACATCCGGCATGGAGCGCATTTTTCGTGACGGCTACCAATACAAGAAGTGCGGCATCATGCTTTCGGGACTGGAGCCGGAGCGAGGCCGGTGGCTCAACCTGCTGGCCCTGCCTCCGGCACACAGGCCGGATGACCGGCCGCTCATGCAGGCCGTGGACAGCCTCAACTCCCGATGGGGCCGGGACACGGTCTCTTTTGCCGCATCGGGCGTAAAGCAGGGATGGAAGATGAAACGGGAGATGCGCTCTCCGAGATACACCACCGTGTGGAAAGAAATATTGACGGTCACGGCGGGATAA
- the umuD gene encoding translesion error-prone DNA polymerase V autoproteolytic subunit, whose amino-acid sequence MPLYTYPDSLTGVWVGQVSRFDYRMRLQLGLAGESVAAGFPSPAEEYLEKTLDLNEYLVPRPEATFFVRVSGDSMIGASIHHGDILVVDRSQTPRPGNVIIALVDGEFTVKRLRKTPTGLELAPENPDFTPIPLSEETEFQVWGVVLHVVHKV is encoded by the coding sequence ATGCCCTTGTATACATATCCGGACAGCCTGACCGGGGTCTGGGTCGGTCAGGTATCGCGGTTTGATTACCGGATGCGGTTACAGCTCGGCCTGGCCGGCGAAAGCGTGGCCGCCGGTTTCCCCTCCCCGGCCGAAGAATATCTGGAAAAGACCCTGGACCTGAACGAATATCTGGTGCCCCGCCCGGAAGCGACATTTTTCGTGCGCGTGTCCGGCGACTCCATGATCGGGGCATCCATCCACCACGGCGACATCCTCGTGGTGGACCGGTCCCAGACCCCGCGGCCGGGAAACGTGATCATCGCCCTGGTGGACGGCGAGTTCACGGTGAAACGACTCAGGAAGACGCCCACAGGGCTGGAACTGGCCCCGGAAAATCCGGACTTCACCCCGATCCCCCTCTCCGAGGAGACGGAGTTTCAGGTCTGGGGCGTGGTCTTGCATGTGGTCCATAAGGTTTAA
- a CDS encoding TRAP transporter substrate-binding protein yields MKRRDFLSKAAIAGLAGGTALLVGCQGEDKPANQAAAPVQVKKTVTWKMVTTWPPKLPILQTGAENFAKKVEALSDGEMVIQVYAANELVPALGVFDAVSAGTAECGSGSAYYWAGKDPACQWFSAVPFGLNAQGLNAWFYSGGGLDLWDEVYGQFNLIGRPMGNTGVQMGGWFNKEINDIKDFEGLKMRIPGLGGKVIAKAGGTVVLLAGGEIYTSLERGVIDATEWVGPLHDLRMGFYQAAKYYYYPGWHEPGTCLDAMFNRDKFMALPKRLQAVLKTAAAETNLESLCEFEARNGAALEELVTKHNVQLKRFQENILADLRVMAREVIAEEAAKSPLATKVAAGFDTFQKQWGAWSDVSSRAYFDTIAERYIK; encoded by the coding sequence ATGAAAAGACGTGATTTTTTGAGCAAAGCCGCCATTGCCGGTCTCGCGGGCGGCACTGCGTTGCTTGTAGGCTGTCAGGGCGAGGACAAACCTGCCAATCAGGCTGCCGCACCGGTGCAGGTCAAGAAAACCGTCACTTGGAAAATGGTCACCACATGGCCGCCCAAGTTGCCCATCTTGCAGACCGGCGCAGAAAATTTTGCCAAAAAAGTGGAGGCCCTGTCTGACGGCGAGATGGTCATTCAGGTCTACGCCGCCAATGAACTTGTCCCTGCACTGGGCGTGTTCGACGCTGTTTCCGCAGGCACGGCTGAGTGCGGTTCCGGTTCAGCCTATTACTGGGCTGGCAAGGACCCGGCATGCCAGTGGTTTTCCGCAGTTCCCTTTGGCCTGAACGCGCAGGGTCTGAATGCTTGGTTCTATTCCGGCGGCGGCCTCGACTTGTGGGACGAAGTCTATGGGCAGTTCAACCTGATCGGCCGCCCCATGGGCAACACCGGTGTCCAGATGGGCGGTTGGTTCAACAAGGAAATCAACGACATCAAGGATTTTGAAGGCCTCAAGATGCGCATCCCCGGCCTGGGCGGCAAGGTCATTGCCAAGGCTGGCGGCACCGTGGTCCTGTTGGCCGGCGGCGAAATATACACTTCCCTTGAGCGCGGCGTCATCGACGCCACCGAATGGGTCGGTCCCCTGCATGACCTGCGCATGGGCTTCTACCAGGCCGCCAAGTATTATTATTACCCTGGGTGGCACGAGCCTGGAACCTGCCTGGACGCCATGTTCAACAGGGATAAGTTCATGGCCCTGCCCAAGCGCCTCCAGGCCGTCCTCAAGACAGCCGCTGCCGAGACCAACCTTGAATCCCTGTGCGAATTCGAGGCCCGCAACGGTGCAGCCCTGGAAGAACTGGTCACCAAGCACAACGTGCAGCTCAAGCGCTTCCAGGAAAATATCCTGGCCGACCTGCGCGTCATGGCACGAGAGGTCATTGCCGAAGAGGCGGCCAAGTCCCCGCTGGCCACCAAGGTCGCTGCCGGTTTCGACACGTTCCAGAAGCAATGGGGAGCCTGGTCCGACGTGTCCTCGCGTGCCTATTTCGACACCATAGCCGAACGCTACATCAAGTAG
- a CDS encoding TRAP transporter large permease subunit produces MTEALPLIMFAVLTVLLMFGFPVAFTLLGTSLIFGLVGFGWDFFNLLPMRIWGIMNNFTLIAVPLFIFMGVMLERSGLAEDLLETMALLFGRMCGGLAVSVVIVGMLLGASTGIVGATVVTMGLISLPTMLRRGYQTELSTGVISASGTLGQIIPPSIVLILLGDIIGVSVGELFMGAVIPGMVLVGLYCLYIIVYSHFNKTCAPAIPDKEWKEILRAGLWTRVVKALIPPLLLMTCVLGSIFAGVASPTEAAAVGAAGAMILSIANGRFTFKRLQETMTTTTVLTCMVFIILVGASAFGLVFRGLGGDHVIRDYITHLAFGKWTVMLIVMSIIFVIGFFLDFIEITFIHIPVLAPIMADFGFDPLWFAILFAVNLQTSFMTPPFGFSLFYLKGVAPPQVKTGHIYKGIIPFVILQLIGLSLVVIFPEMATWLPRAIFSN; encoded by the coding sequence ATGACGGAAGCCCTCCCGCTGATCATGTTCGCGGTGCTGACCGTCCTGCTGATGTTCGGCTTCCCCGTGGCCTTCACCCTGCTCGGCACGTCCCTGATTTTTGGCCTCGTCGGCTTCGGATGGGATTTCTTCAACCTGCTCCCCATGCGCATCTGGGGCATCATGAACAACTTCACGCTGATCGCGGTGCCGCTCTTCATCTTCATGGGCGTCATGCTGGAACGGTCAGGGCTGGCGGAAGACCTGCTGGAGACCATGGCCCTGCTGTTCGGCCGCATGTGCGGCGGCCTGGCCGTGTCCGTGGTCATCGTGGGCATGCTGCTCGGCGCGTCCACCGGCATCGTCGGCGCCACCGTGGTCACCATGGGCCTGATCTCCCTGCCCACCATGCTCCGGCGCGGCTACCAGACAGAGCTGTCCACCGGCGTCATCTCCGCCTCGGGCACCCTGGGGCAGATCATCCCGCCATCCATCGTGCTCATCCTGCTCGGCGACATCATCGGCGTGTCCGTGGGCGAATTGTTCATGGGCGCGGTCATTCCGGGCATGGTCCTGGTCGGCCTGTACTGCCTCTACATCATCGTCTACTCGCACTTCAACAAGACCTGCGCCCCGGCCATCCCGGACAAGGAATGGAAAGAGATCCTCAGGGCCGGTCTGTGGACCCGCGTGGTCAAGGCGCTCATCCCGCCGCTGCTGCTCATGACCTGCGTGCTCGGCTCCATCTTCGCGGGCGTGGCCTCCCCGACCGAGGCTGCGGCAGTGGGTGCCGCCGGGGCCATGATCCTGTCCATCGCCAACGGCCGCTTCACCTTCAAACGATTGCAGGAAACCATGACCACCACGACCGTGCTGACCTGCATGGTCTTCATCATCCTGGTGGGCGCGAGCGCCTTCGGCCTGGTCTTCCGGGGCCTGGGCGGCGACCACGTCATCCGCGACTACATCACCCACCTGGCCTTCGGTAAATGGACGGTCATGCTCATCGTCATGTCCATCATCTTTGTCATCGGCTTCTTCCTGGACTTCATCGAAATCACCTTCATCCACATCCCGGTGCTGGCCCCGATCATGGCCGACTTCGGATTCGACCCGCTCTGGTTCGCCATCCTGTTCGCCGTGAACCTCCAGACCTCGTTCATGACGCCGCCCTTTGGCTTCTCCCTCTTCTACCTCAAGGGCGTGGCCCCGCCCCAGGTCAAGACCGGACACATCTACAAGGGCATCATCCCGTTCGTCATCCTCCAACTGATCGGCCTGAGCCTGGTAGTCATCTTCCCCGAAATGGCCACCTGGCTCCCCAGAGCCATCTTCAGCAACTAA
- a CDS encoding TRAP transporter small permease subunit, with amino-acid sequence MSSVIMDGCPAFLPALPGDDPNVFIWLDEHATAFQGRVLMGILTGLIRCIDRLNTWFGKLAGYIALLMVMVVTADVIMRYAFDTSFVAVQELEWHLFGVVFLLGAGYTLLVDGHVRVDVFYQRLSPKGQAWTNLLGVILFLLPGCFLVLDTSWQFFRMSYVIGEGSPDPGGLPARYVLKAFILVGFILVALQGISMGIKSFLTLIDRPHEEPKGRAHK; translated from the coding sequence GTGTCATCGGTCATAATGGATGGTTGTCCGGCATTCCTGCCTGCCCTGCCGGGCGATGATCCCAACGTGTTCATCTGGTTGGACGAACATGCCACTGCGTTCCAAGGAAGGGTTTTGATGGGAATTCTGACTGGCCTCATCCGATGCATCGACCGGCTGAACACCTGGTTCGGCAAACTGGCGGGCTATATCGCCCTGCTCATGGTGATGGTGGTCACCGCGGACGTGATTATGCGATACGCTTTCGACACCTCCTTTGTAGCCGTCCAAGAGCTTGAATGGCACCTGTTCGGGGTCGTGTTCCTCCTTGGTGCAGGCTATACCCTGCTGGTGGACGGGCATGTGCGCGTGGACGTCTTCTACCAGCGACTCAGCCCCAAAGGACAAGCCTGGACCAACCTTCTGGGCGTCATCCTCTTCCTGCTGCCGGGCTGTTTTCTCGTGCTCGACACCTCCTGGCAATTCTTCCGCATGTCCTATGTCATCGGCGAAGGCTCCCCGGACCCGGGCGGACTGCCTGCCCGCTACGTGCTCAAGGCCTTCATCCTCGTCGGCTTCATCCTGGTGGCCCTTCAGGGCATTTCCATGGGCATCAAGTCATTCCTGACACTCATCGACAGGCCTCATGAAGAACCGAAAGGGAGGGCGCATAAATGA
- a CDS encoding ATP-binding protein, which produces MGIPIRVLIVEDSEDDGLLTLRQLRRGGYEPDWKMVETARALTDALDKGTWDIILSDYQMQAFDGHEALRIVKEKGLDIPFIVISGVLIEDNAVMILKEGASDYVRKGNWARLIPAVERELREADSRRQRKRAQQKQLDAQEQYRILFESAVEGIFQSTPSGKFISANPAMAQLLGYDSPKEMIEAVTHIKDQHYVRSDTRKNMLAILERSGTVSGFEAEIFRKDGSKRWVIINSRGIFDENGDLEIIEGFAVDITKRKQAEQELAEMNRQLERLVAERTMDLENKALQLEQANLRLKELDQLKTAFLSSVSHELRTPLTSVLGFAKLIHRDFCKVFLPAAKCQADMHKMGSRICNNLDIIVQEGERLTRLVNDFLDLTRIEAGRMNWDDQLIAPAPVLRHAAQAVTGLYAQNPDLRLLVEIADDLPEMTVDPDRLTQVIINLLNNAAKFTRSGRVILRAGSEADGQTLTIQVEDTGSGIPAQDIENIFTKFHQVKDKTAQDYGARGAGLGLAITKQIVERYGGSIRADSEVGRGSTFHIAFPIKPNADGVEKAL; this is translated from the coding sequence ATGGGCATACCGATCCGTGTTTTGATCGTTGAAGACAGTGAAGATGATGGCCTGCTCACACTGCGCCAACTCCGTCGGGGCGGCTACGAGCCGGACTGGAAAATGGTGGAAACGGCCAGGGCCCTGACCGACGCCCTGGACAAAGGCACCTGGGACATCATCCTGTCCGACTACCAGATGCAGGCCTTTGACGGGCATGAGGCCTTGAGAATAGTCAAGGAAAAGGGGTTGGACATCCCGTTCATCGTCATCTCAGGAGTGCTGATCGAGGACAATGCGGTCATGATCCTCAAGGAGGGGGCCAGCGACTATGTCCGCAAAGGCAACTGGGCCAGACTCATCCCGGCAGTGGAACGCGAACTGCGCGAAGCCGACAGCCGCCGCCAGCGCAAACGCGCCCAGCAAAAACAGCTCGACGCCCAGGAACAATACCGCATCCTTTTCGAGAGTGCGGTCGAAGGCATATTCCAGTCCACCCCGTCGGGGAAATTCATCAGCGCCAACCCGGCCATGGCCCAGCTCCTCGGATACGACTCGCCCAAAGAAATGATTGAGGCAGTCACCCACATCAAAGACCAGCATTACGTCCGCAGCGACACCCGCAAGAACATGCTCGCCATCCTGGAGAGAAGCGGAACGGTTTCTGGATTTGAAGCGGAAATCTTCCGCAAGGATGGATCCAAAAGATGGGTCATCATCAACAGCCGGGGCATCTTTGACGAAAACGGCGATCTGGAGATCATCGAAGGATTTGCCGTGGACATCACCAAGCGGAAACAGGCCGAACAGGAGCTGGCCGAGATGAACCGGCAGCTAGAGCGGTTGGTCGCCGAGCGCACCATGGATCTGGAAAACAAGGCCCTGCAGCTGGAGCAGGCCAACCTGCGCCTCAAGGAACTGGACCAGCTCAAAACCGCATTTTTGTCCTCGGTCTCCCACGAACTGCGGACCCCCCTGACCAGTGTGCTCGGCTTTGCCAAGTTGATTCACAGGGACTTCTGCAAGGTCTTCCTGCCTGCGGCCAAATGCCAGGCTGATATGCACAAAATGGGAAGCCGCATATGCAACAACCTGGATATCATCGTTCAGGAAGGGGAGCGACTGACCAGACTGGTCAACGACTTCCTGGACCTGACCCGCATCGAAGCCGGACGCATGAACTGGGACGATCAGCTGATCGCTCCGGCCCCGGTGCTCAGACATGCGGCCCAGGCCGTGACCGGACTCTATGCCCAAAACCCCGACCTCAGGCTGCTGGTGGAGATCGCAGACGACCTGCCCGAAATGACCGTGGACCCGGACCGCCTGACCCAGGTGATCATCAACCTGCTCAACAATGCCGCCAAGTTCACCCGATCGGGCCGGGTCATCCTGCGGGCCGGATCGGAAGCGGACGGCCAGACCCTCACCATCCAGGTGGAGGACACCGGCAGCGGCATCCCCGCCCAAGACATAGAGAACATCTTCACCAAATTCCATCAGGTCAAGGACAAGACCGCGCAAGACTATGGCGCGCGCGGAGCCGGCCTGGGACTGGCCATCACCAAACAGATCGTGGAACGGTACGGCGGCTCCATCCGGGCCGACTCCGAGGTTGGCCGGGGGAGCACCTTCCATATTGCCTTCCCGATAAAACCGAATGCCGACGGCGTGGAAAAAGCACTTTAA
- a CDS encoding ATP-binding protein, which translates to MTPAQCQRMLEELNREMDLMLYAISHDLRAPLRAIDGFSQAVIEDHADALGDSGRDSLERVRSNGMKINRYIDALLEMSRESRNDITPEAVNLSALAEEVNAVLAKTYPDHTPKLTVEQGVTVIMDRLLARTLLTRLLDNAWKFTAAANDPRITFGIEEHGGLHYCFIRDNGAGFDMHYAKDRLFGVFQRMHGEDEYPGPGTGLATARRIVNRHHGEILAEAETGRGCTIFFRVNDDQRRPNGHTDPCFDR; encoded by the coding sequence ATGACGCCCGCCCAGTGCCAACGCATGCTTGAAGAGCTGAACAGGGAGATGGACCTCATGCTCTATGCCATTTCCCATGACCTGCGCGCGCCGCTCAGGGCCATCGACGGGTTCAGCCAAGCCGTCATCGAAGACCATGCCGATGCTCTGGGAGACTCGGGCAGAGACTCTCTGGAACGGGTGCGCAGCAACGGCATGAAGATCAACCGGTACATCGATGCCCTGCTGGAGATGTCCCGCGAGTCCCGGAACGACATCACCCCTGAGGCGGTGAATCTTTCGGCACTGGCCGAAGAGGTCAATGCCGTCCTGGCTAAAACCTACCCAGACCACACCCCGAAGTTGACTGTGGAACAGGGTGTCACCGTAATCATGGACCGGCTGCTCGCCCGGACGCTGCTGACCAGGCTGCTGGACAACGCCTGGAAATTCACGGCCGCAGCAAATGATCCCCGCATCACCTTCGGGATCGAAGAGCATGGCGGCCTACACTATTGCTTCATCCGCGACAACGGAGCCGGATTCGACATGCATTACGCCAAAGACCGCTTGTTCGGCGTGTTCCAGCGCATGCACGGCGAAGATGAATATCCGGGCCCGGGCACAGGGTTGGCCACGGCCCGCCGGATCGTCAACCGCCATCACGGCGAAATCCTGGCCGAGGCCGAGACTGGCAGGGGCTGTACGATATTTTTCCGGGTGAATGATGACCAGAGGAGGCCAAATGGGCATACCGATCCGTGTTTTGATCGTTGA
- a CDS encoding response regulator produces the protein MSQDAAKSILLIEDNPDDVALTLRAFQKNNIMNNVVIATDGAEALDYLFCTGKHAGRDCKDTPQIILLDLKLPKINGLEVLTRIREDERTRLLPVIILTSSKEQQDLLDGYSLGANSYIRKPVDFNQFSEAVRQLGLYWLVLNIGPNGGQPTP, from the coding sequence ATGTCCCAAGACGCTGCAAAATCCATCCTGTTGATAGAGGACAACCCTGACGATGTCGCTCTGACCTTGCGGGCTTTCCAAAAGAACAACATCATGAACAACGTGGTCATAGCAACGGATGGGGCCGAGGCTTTGGATTATCTCTTCTGCACCGGGAAACATGCCGGCCGGGATTGCAAGGATACCCCCCAGATCATCCTGCTCGACCTCAAGCTGCCCAAGATAAACGGCCTGGAAGTACTGACGCGCATCCGCGAGGACGAACGGACCAGGCTGCTGCCGGTCATCATCCTGACCTCCTCCAAAGAACAGCAGGATCTCCTGGACGGATACAGCCTGGGAGCCAACAGTTATATCCGCAAGCCCGTGGACTTCAACCAGTTCTCAGAGGCGGTGCGGCAACTGGGGCTGTACTGGCTGGTCCTGAACATCGGTCCGAACGGAGGCCAGCCAACGCCATGA
- a CDS encoding ATP-binding protein has protein sequence MFNPLVVVIVMLIYFGLLFLLALWVESRSPLSKRIAGNPFVYGLSLAVFATSWTYYGSVGKAVSSGMLFTTIYIGPTLTIILWWQIMRRMVRIKNKFHITSIADFISARYDRSLSLAAMASCAALVGSTPYLALQIKSVVATFNTIAGDPGPTTSWVREQVGPLSIILMIGFTIMIGVRKLDPTERHPGMITVVAVESIVKLAAFLACGIFITFVAHNGFRDVFANAEAMGLHLNEIISLTGPVETPYSTWATYLVLSMSAIMFLPRQFHVAVIENSDQRHLTTAMWLFPLYMLLISIFVVPIALEGLRIGFSPDMADTFVLKLPMWYSRPWLTMLVYIGGVSAAISMVMISSMTLSTMLTNHILLPIIGNFKQLMFLRRHLIRLRWFCVALVILTGYWFEVAVGNSFMLVNMGLISFAAALQFAPPILGGLFWEQGNKIGAQLALAGGYTIWFYTLVVPAFARSDWAFQSMTLNGPFGIELLKPEALFGLTSMDPLGQSVFWSMFVNIGLYVSGSMACTQSATGMTLAKGFVNILQREDKRAIASSEASIDLEEKTHSIVAALTRYMDDSEAGALFVKSVRRAGLAEQRMISLADLAELLGEVENALAGAVGTAEAHAAIMSANVYTEKERDKLSSMYAEILAELKLSPGELKQRVDYYMEREALLSSQAEDLERRVRERTMELKAANTELESFSYSVSHDLRAPLRAIDGFSQALIEDYGDKLEQEALNYLDRVRLASQRMGMLIDDILALTHMSRLGVTCETVDLGEIMLDVILEIREHDPDTIVEIEIEPDLKTRADPHLVRLLMTNLVGNAWKFSSANEHPKVTFKAKTIDGTKWFVLRDNGAGFDMRYADKLFQAFSRLHTQDEFEGTGIGLAIVDRVIRKHGGQIRAEGEIGKGATFSFTL, from the coding sequence ATGTTCAATCCACTGGTCGTGGTCATTGTCATGCTCATCTATTTCGGTCTGCTCTTCCTGCTGGCCCTGTGGGTGGAAAGCCGTTCGCCCTTGAGCAAAAGAATCGCCGGAAATCCCTTTGTCTATGGACTGTCCCTGGCCGTGTTCGCCACATCCTGGACCTATTATGGCAGTGTGGGCAAGGCCGTGAGCTCGGGCATGCTCTTCACCACCATCTACATCGGTCCCACCCTGACCATCATACTGTGGTGGCAGATCATGCGGCGCATGGTGCGCATCAAGAACAAGTTCCACATCACCTCCATCGCGGATTTCATTTCTGCCCGATACGATCGGTCTCTCAGTCTGGCGGCCATGGCCTCCTGCGCGGCCCTGGTGGGCTCCACTCCCTATCTGGCCCTGCAAATCAAATCCGTTGTCGCGACCTTCAACACCATCGCCGGAGATCCCGGCCCCACAACTTCCTGGGTGCGGGAGCAGGTCGGCCCCCTCTCGATCATCCTGATGATCGGCTTCACCATCATGATCGGCGTCCGCAAACTCGATCCCACGGAACGGCATCCGGGCATGATCACCGTGGTCGCCGTGGAATCCATCGTCAAGCTGGCCGCATTCCTGGCCTGCGGCATCTTCATTACCTTCGTGGCCCACAACGGATTCCGCGACGTCTTCGCCAATGCCGAAGCCATGGGCCTGCACCTCAACGAAATCATCTCATTGACCGGTCCCGTGGAAACTCCGTATTCGACCTGGGCCACCTATCTGGTCCTGTCCATGTCCGCCATCATGTTCCTGCCCCGCCAGTTCCATGTGGCCGTCATCGAGAACAGTGACCAAAGACACCTGACCACGGCCATGTGGCTGTTCCCCCTCTACATGCTGCTCATCTCCATTTTCGTGGTGCCCATCGCGCTGGAGGGATTGCGTATCGGTTTTTCACCGGACATGGCCGACACCTTCGTTCTCAAGCTGCCCATGTGGTACTCACGCCCATGGCTGACCATGCTCGTCTATATCGGAGGCGTGTCCGCGGCCATTTCCATGGTCATGATTTCAAGCATGACGCTCTCGACCATGCTCACCAATCATATCCTGCTGCCCATCATAGGGAATTTCAAACAACTGATGTTCCTGCGACGCCATCTGATCAGGCTCCGGTGGTTCTGTGTGGCCCTGGTGATTCTGACCGGATACTGGTTCGAAGTCGCGGTGGGCAATTCGTTCATGCTGGTCAACATGGGACTGATATCCTTTGCCGCAGCCCTCCAATTTGCACCGCCAATCCTGGGGGGGCTCTTCTGGGAACAGGGCAACAAGATCGGTGCGCAACTCGCCCTGGCCGGCGGCTACACCATCTGGTTCTATACCCTGGTCGTCCCCGCCTTTGCCCGCAGCGACTGGGCATTCCAGTCCATGACCCTAAACGGCCCCTTCGGCATCGAATTGCTCAAGCCGGAAGCGCTGTTCGGTCTGACCTCCATGGACCCCCTGGGCCAAAGTGTGTTCTGGTCCATGTTCGTCAACATCGGTCTTTACGTGTCCGGGTCCATGGCCTGCACCCAAAGCGCCACGGGCATGACCTTGGCCAAGGGATTCGTCAACATCCTCCAACGCGAGGACAAACGAGCCATCGCCTCCAGCGAGGCCAGCATCGACCTGGAGGAAAAGACCCACAGCATCGTCGCGGCCCTGACGCGCTACATGGACGACTCAGAAGCCGGAGCCTTGTTCGTAAAGAGCGTGCGGCGAGCCGGTCTGGCCGAGCAGCGCATGATATCTCTTGCCGATTTGGCTGAACTGTTGGGCGAGGTGGAGAACGCCCTGGCCGGGGCCGTCGGCACGGCCGAAGCCCATGCAGCCATCATGTCCGCCAATGTCTACACGGAAAAAGAGCGAGACAAGCTCTCCAGCATGTATGCCGAAATCCTGGCCGAGCTGAAGCTCTCGCCCGGGGAACTCAAACAGCGCGTGGACTACTACATGGAACGGGAAGCCCTGCTCTCCTCCCAGGCCGAAGATCTGGAAAGACGCGTCAGGGAACGGACAATGGAACTGAAAGCGGCCAACACCGAGCTGGAATCATTCTCCTACTCGGTATCCCACGACCTGCGTGCGCCGCTCAGAGCCATCGACGGCTTCAGCCAGGCATTGATCGAAGACTACGGAGACAAGCTCGAACAGGAAGCCCTCAATTATCTTGACCGCGTCCGGCTGGCCAGCCAGCGCATGGGCATGCTCATCGACGACATTCTGGCCCTGACGCACATGAGCCGTCTCGGCGTCACCTGCGAAACAGTGGATCTGGGCGAAATCATGCTCGATGTGATCCTGGAAATCAGGGAGCACGACCCCGACACCATTGTGGAGATAGAAATCGAACCGGACCTCAAGACCCGCGCCGACCCGCACCTCGTCCGGCTGCTGATGACCAATCTCGTGGGCAATGCCTGGAAATTCAGCAGTGCCAACGAACACCCCAAGGTCACATTCAAGGCCAAAACCATTGACGGCACCAAGTGGTTCGTGCTGCGAGACAACGGGGCCGGGTTTGACATGCGCTACGCCGACAAACTGTTTCAGGCCTTTTCCCGCCTGCACACCCAGGACGAGTTCGAAGGAACCGGCATCGGTCTGGCCATAGTGGACCGCGTCATCCGCAAGCACGGCGGCCAAATCCGGGCCGAAGGCGAAATCGGCAAGGGCGCGACATTTTCATTCACACTATAG